CCTCTAACTCATTTGTCACATTCTCAGTTGATCCTCTATACTGTCGAAAGACCAGTCTTTCTAAACCTAACATCTTAGCCTGATCACATCAcaaaagtataagaaaatattCACTGACCTGCTTTTTCTACAGAAAAAAGCCCAGTATGATAAGATTTTTGACAAACAAGCTTCATCAAACCATTTTACCTTCATCTCTTAAACAAATGCTCACTAAAGTCCTGAGAGGATCTCTTTCTTCCCTTGCCTTTGATAATAAAAATTACTAGCAATTGGTtgctggtttttattttctcatctgatTGTCACAGCTTCATAATGTAGACATTTCAGTGCCCATCTTCCAAAGCACATAATGGTCACGTTCTTGTATGGAAGAAACCATTAGCCTTGACTtccaatttcctctttttattgtatttaaagagaaaaaaataatggtaaCACCATCCtaatattaaatgtattaaatatgtattaCAATAATCTATTAAAATAACCAACTATGAAATACTACTCATaggaaaaacttggcttaaaactcaatatccaAAACTCTAAGATCAGGCATTTGGTCCCGTCaattcatggcaagtagatgaggaaaaactggaaactgacagattttatttttgtgggctccaaaatcacaatggatagtgactgcagccatgaaattaaaagattcttgcttcttggaagaaaagttatgacaaacctagacagtatattaaaaacagagaaattattttGCCGACCATGGTCTATATGGTCAAAGTTAcgagtttttttttcccagtagtcatgtacagatgtaagagttggacaacaAAGAAGGGTAAGCATCaaaaagttgatgctttcaaattgtgatgctggagaagattcttgagagtcccttggacagcaaggagatcaaaccagtcaatctaaaggaaattaatactgatattcattggaagaactgacgctgaagctgaagctctaatactttcaCCActagatgtgaagagccagctgattggaaaaaccctaatgctgggaaagataggggacaggaggagaaggggacatcagaggatgagatggttggatggcatcaccaactcaatggatgagtttgagcaaatttcagggtatagtgaaggagagggaagcatggtgtactgcagcccatagggtctcaaagagtcggatatgacttagcaactgaatgacaagtCATAGGCAATAAAATAACGAGCAATCCACCATTACCTAGTATGTGTACTATGGAAGTTTATTAAAATCAGGTGATTTTATAGTGATACCTATAGTGATACCTATACATTATAGGGATACCTATAATGGTATCAGAAGACTTAAGAGGTCTTCACAAAGTGAAGTTATATCATAGGCTTGAAGATGTCTGGTGAAGTCAGTTTCAGAAAAGTACTTACTGGGGATAATAAATACAAGGCCAgataacagaaaattttaaaaggaatgcaAACTTTACTTTAGGAAGGCTCCATATAGAAATAGAGTTTAAGGGGCTTGGTTAAGTTCTACTTCCTCATCCATAGATCAGATTCTCTCTGACCTTGTGAAGACAGTGAAAGTCTAATCTTTGAAGGAAGGCAGATAAGTGAATATGACAAGTTGGatttaataactattttaagCCTCAATACTGTGTTATTGATATATACTTCTGATACCTCCATTCTTTCACCTTTCTATTATTGCTCCAATAGTCATAAATCATTGCTTTCAAGTATTATTATCAGATACTTATTGATCAGTCCATTGACTCCAATCTAACTACCTGAGGTTGTTGCTCTTTGGACAAACTAGATAAATCTTTGTTATAATTTGCTAACATGTCCTAAAATTAATCCCATTACATCTTCtatctctttcttctttaccCATGGCCTGTTCTCAACTTGAGTgcaagccattaaaaaaatctacagataTCATTAATGATTCCATGACAAAAAACAGATAAGTTTTGTACATTTAGCTATCTGGTCCAGAGAGGGATTACAAATGCTATGAAAATTTCTAAGTATACATTTTAATTCTTCGTATATTGTGGTTTATATAATAAGATATTTcacatatttcaatattttacacCCATTTAATAGGCTTTCATTATTGTAACATCTATAGCACAGAtttcatgtctttttattttctctaagtgCTAATGAGTTCATTTATACCATTGGATTTAAGGAACCAGGTATCTGGAATAACAGGATTAAACAGAGTACTAATAGTttttgaatatacattggaagggctgatgctgaagctgaagctccaatactttggccaactaatgcaaagagtagactcattagaaaagaccctgatcctgggaaagattgaaggcaggaggagaagggaatgacagaggatgagatggttggatggcatcactgactcagtggacatgagtttgagcaagctcaggagatagtgaaggacaggggagcctggtgtgcagcagtccatggggtcacaagagtcagacattactgggaaactgagcaacaacagcaacaactagtGGTTTCACTGAAACACCTTTTATCTTCTTgtgaatttacttaaaaaaaaaagatgccagcATCTGAAGACTAACAACATGCCACTAAACTccctgatattttttttcttgactggAACTCATCCATTCTACTTCTAGTCAGAATATATTTCTGCAGatattttatatctgtatatagatgttcacattacacacacacacatatctgcatACGGAAACATATCCACACATTTAAAACACAGCCACACATTTAGAGAATATGTAATTATTTCTATTCCATTTAGTTATGTTAAAAAAGAGTTCATACTAGTTTGCTaatgctgccataacaaaacatcagggactgggtggcttaaacaacagaaatttatcaggtcatagttttggaagctagaagtccaagattagGATGTTAGCAGGTTTAAAGTCCTCTGAGGCCTCTGCTTGGCTTCTAGAGAGTCACCTTCTCACTATGTgcattcaaattttcttttcttataatgaCACAAATCAGATTGTATAAGGGCCTACAGTAACAGCCTCGTTTCAATTTAACCACATTTTAAAGGTCATATCTTCAAATATAGAtgcattctgaggtactaggtATGTGTGGGAGTAGCGGATGGGGGGCTAGGCCTTCAACATTATAGTTTTGAAGGGACACAATTCAGTATTACACAGAGGCTAATAATAAATTAGCTAAAAATCTAGTAAAGTAATTACATTCacctattgttgttgttatatcagttgttgttgttcagttgctcagtcgtgttcaactgtttgtgaccccatggactgcagcacactattGAGTAATgccatccactgagtcagtgttgccatccaactatctcatccattgtcatccccttctccttctgccttcaatctttccccgcatcagggtctttcctaatgagttggctctttgcatcgggtggccaaagtattggagcttcagcctcagcatcagtccttccaatgaatattcaggattaatttcctttaggattgattggtttgatctccttacagtccaagggactctcaagagtcttctcaaacaccacagttcaaaagtatcaagtcttcagtgctcagccttctttatatccGACTCTTCACATCCATTTGTATATTACATGTACAAAATTTTGAATACTCACCAATATGCTAATTTAATGTTTAAGTTATATTTACACTGAAGTAGAAATTCACACTGAtcagaagggccatcatcaatatgtctacaaataataaatgctggagaaggtgtggagaaaagtgaactctCCTACATTGTTTGTGAAGATGCAGATTGGTACAACCACAATGGAAACCAGTATGGAAGTTCTTTAAAACACTAATAATAGAGTTGCCATAGAATTTTGAAATctcctcctgggcatatatacagagaaaatgctaattcaaaaagatacatgcaccccaatgttcataacagcaatatttaaaataggcaagacatggaagcaacctaagtgtccactgacagatgaatgaataaagaagatgtggaatacATATACAGTGTAATGTTACTCAACTATGAAAAGGATAaaacaatgtcatttgcagctTATTTATTTCTAGGCAATTATTGTTAGGCTGGGCCTAGAAataattatactaagtgaagtaaattagagaaagacaaatagatgATACCATCAATTTGTGGAGTCtacaaaaaatgataaaaatgaatttatttacaaaatagactcacagatacagaaaacaagcttatcattaccaaaaaagaaaggatGATGATGGATAAATTGAGAATTTGAGACTAAttgattgctgttgttgtttagttactaagttatgtctgactcttttgcagccccatagactatatagccccccaggctcctctgtctgtaggatttccctggcaataatactggagtgagttgccgtttccttttctaggggatcttctcgacccagtgatagaacctgtgcctcctgcattgtcaggcaaattcttcaccactgagccaccagagaagcctgaggtTAATAGATACCCAATTAGCTGATActacatacaaaacagataaataacaaggacttactataaacatggggaaatatattcaatattttatcataacctactttggaaaagaatctgaaaaagaatacacacacacacacataactgaattattttgttatacacttgaaacaatattaatcaatatatttcaatttttaaaaattttagaaagaaataaccaaccaaaataattatatttaaccCTATAAccccaaataaaaattaaaatttgccaTCATGAGACTATTTGTTTAAGTTCAGATAAACTTATGCATGATACATTGATATTACTTAGACTTTCAGTGATTAGTCGAAGAAGAGACTTAGAAAATTACacatcacatttaaaaatgagtGTCTACCCCAATTATCTCCTGATATATATAGAAAGCATTAAATATCCTTAATATTTACAGATATTATGTGCTACTAGAGACTGAAAGAGCACAGAGAGTTCTTAACCAGCAATTTTTTCACAGCCACTTTCACTTCTCTGTTCCGTAAACTATAAATGATAGGATTCAACATGGGGGTTATGCCAGCATATACCAAGGCTATAAATTTATCTATTTCCTGTGAATCTATATTTGATGGCTTCAGGTACATGGAGAGAGCTGTCCCATAGAATAAAACCACTACACTCAGGTGGGCAGCACATGTTGAAAAAGCTTTGCTTCGACCATCCAATGAGCTGATTCTTAGGATGCTAGAGAGGATGAATgcataagaaatacaaatgaggAGCATTGGCATAGGAAGAAGAAGTACACTGATCACCAGCATGATTAACTGCACCTTGGAAGTGTCTACACAAGCCAGTTTCAGGACGGCCAGAATCTCACAAGTGAAATGATTGATGACACCACTTCCACACAGTGACAGCTGCAACACAGACACAGTTTCCACCAGGGCAGTGAAGGAGCCTGTCACCCACGAGCCAGCTGCAATCCGAACACAAATCTTCTTGTTCATGATGATGGGGTATCTCAGGGGGTTGCAGATGGCTACATATCGGTCATACGCCATCACAGACAGGAGCACACACTCAGTTGAGCCCATGGCCAGAGAGAAGTACATCTGAGCAGCACACCCTGAGAATGAGATGGTGTTTCTCCCTGAAATAAAATTTGCCAGCATTGGAGTCAGGGCAGAAGAAGTATACCAGATGTCCAGACATGACAGGTTGCTGAAgaagaagtacatgggtgtgTGTAGGTGAGAGTCCAGGACACTAACCGAGATCAGAATACTATTACCCAGTAAGGTGACCAAGTACATCAGCAATCACAGCATAAATATGGTGATTTCAACTTTGGGATAGTGAGtaaatcccagaaaaataaaattagaaatgactgTTGCATTTGTCTTgtccattttattcttctttgttcATCTGGAATAGTGAATAAAAGTATACATGgcctatatttaaaatttacactCTACCAACTTTTCAAGGAGTTTTTGTTGGAGGAACTTTAAAGGGAGCATTGCCTTCCAATATTACTAGcaatattcactcattcatccaacATGTACTGAATACACTCTAAGGCACTGAGAATCTAGAGTGAGCTTATACATGTTCTTCTCTCAGGCAAATCAAAATCAAATAAAGGACACACTCAAGTAAATTAAAAGTTACAATAACATATACATATGCCCCAAGATAATAGGCAAACACAGAGACAAATTCTAACCTATGTCAGGGGCATTGCTTAGTAAGATattttgagatttgttttaataaaaatatgaactgGCCTCAGTCAAATTAAAGATCAGAGGTTTCTGggcaaagaaacattttttttgtgGTTGTAAAAGTTGAAACAGGAAAGGTTTTGGTTGCACTCTAAAAAGTTTCAAattatgtgggaaaaaaaaaaacagatggaaaTGCCACACACTAAGAAATATAAACAGGAGATAAGCTAGAGTCCACTCACTCTAACACCATGTGATATCGTCTTCAAGAAGGCATTTGTGACTATGGAATAATCTTGAACCCATCCTTTATTACAAAGGTAACTACTTCATAATGTAAAGcaaattatttacaatatatCTCACAACTGATCACATATGGAAGtatgtttgaaaaccactgtcttTCAAAATAGAGTTCAAACAAATTCAGTCACAAATTACACAAGCCTCACATTCTCATCATTGCCTAATTCTCTGATCTCATCTTCCAACTCTACTTCTACCTTCTGGTCTAAAACAACCACTCTGTGGGACCACATTCTTAGcatgcaaatttattttttatatattttaatatgcaaaTATCTACCTGAAGTACCTTTCCTTCCCGGCTCTAATCTTAACTTTCTTGAATATTTCAATTAGTTATCAAAACTGTATGCCATAAATCATAAGTACAGCTTCATTCTTTGTACACGGTTACGTTGTTCAAGTATATCACACTGACTATACCCAGATATGCACATCCCTATTGCCGCTGCAGTGGACGCTGAGCTTGTGAAGAGATTGTTCCTCAcaatactagcaaagtaatgtcatgttttagatttttaattacaCATGGCTGCTTTGAACATGGCAAGTTTTTGATATGTGTTAAGATAAATGCATTTTCCCTTTGGTTCTCTGTGTCAACATAAAAGCCTGAAGACCTCTGAACTTGTTATATACATCTGCAAAGTTCTCTGATCATTTCTCTGATCTTAAAGAAACCAGTtgaattaagaaacaaaatgatTAGCTCTTAGTTAAGTATTTGATATATGGTGAGATGTGAAAAAGACAATGATCACTTGTGCtcctagaagaggaagaaatagttTCCAAAAGGTCATCTTCTGTAAGGAATTAGAGCACTGTCCTCAGAGTGTGAGATTTTAGGCTCTGAAACCAACCATGCTATTTACTGGCATGCAAAATTTAGCAAATCACTTGACCTCTTTGAAACGTGATTTTACtggctctctggtggctcagcactaaagaatctgcAAGTGATGCAagcgatgcaagagacacaagtttgattcaTGGGAGAAGAAGAAAGCCTGGAGGAGTGTATGACAACCCCCACCAGAATGCTTGTcaagaaaatgccatggacagaggagcctcacgggctatgatccatggggtcacaaagaattggacacaactgaagggtaACAGCTTCTACTGTGTGCAGATTTGCAAGATCTAGATTAACTTGCTTTAAATTCTCCCTCCATAACCCCAATTCCATGATCGCTTTAATGTTTCACAGAATCACAATAGTGGTTTATGATTTCATGTTCTCCTTGCTTTCCTGAAGCATAACTGCCTCTGTGCTGCTACAGTGCTGGCCCACACtgactcagatttttaaaacatagcaaatttttcaaaatttattaaaatttcaacCTCCAATCCatgtatgaaaatgaaacacTTTACCAATTAtttccagaaaagcaaaagttagaCATGTCTGGTCTCTAACATTCACTTTGGTCAGAATATACCTCCACTCCACTGAAGGTTTCTCCAttggattttccccacccagcactcagttttctttttctggctctgGGCCCTTGTGTTCCCTCTCCCTTCACCTGCTCTTCTGTCTACTATTCGAAACAAAACAATTAAGTCTTCTCCTTTTCTCATCCAGATGGAGTCCCACTCATTCCCTCATTCTTATCTGAGATCTTTGTCAGGGTCTCACCTACTCCAAGtcactttatattttctctttctctaaaatGATTTCTGATTACAATGCTAAGATAATTAAACTTTTTTCAACaaattcctctctttctttctaaatgtCAGAGCCAGAATAGACTCCAAATTCCTAACCCaaccttctcattttaaaattgacaGATAATTCAGGGAactataatatatgtaaatcctataataaaccataatgaaaaagagtaTGTGGATATatttgactgaatcactttgccatacactaGACACTGacacatattgtaaatcaactatacatcaataaaaaattttaaatgcaaaaaaatagttGACATATACTTGAGGGAGTTCAATGACTTGTCTAGgcaaatcagaaactctggaacACACATAGTCAAAAGTTTTATCCCACCTTCAAAACTCATTTCTTCATCTCAATATTTTTCCTACCAACTAgcgtttctttttaaagtaaatatcttTATTCTGATCTCCTGGCATAGCTAAGATCTGTTAATAAATTTTGTAAATCTGAGATTATAGAAGGAGATGGCTAATGTCTGTTCCCATTTACCTCAGCACATGGAATGCACATCTTCACTTTTGGTTAAAGTGTGCTTCAATATTTAAAGGTGATCTTCAGCAAAGTCTTTCTTGAGAGTCTAGTGTAGTGCTCAAAAGAGTAAAAGATTCTAAAACTTGCAATTTTGATAGTATTCTATGAAAACTGTATTAAAGTGGGTTGTGCAGAGGTATTTTTACTCAGAAGATTATACTAGAAAAGGACATTGATGTTCCTAGTTTGCAAAAAATCAACCCAAATCTTGCCTGACTCACTGTGTCACATACACAGCTCATGTTAATTAAAAACTGTTTAATAATTTCTTAAGAGAAATAATGATATGAAGATTTGTTCTGCCCAAATCACCCCCTATGATTTTCCCCAAAATCTTCCAAAGGGCAATCCCTAGAACTTCACTACTAAAGTCTCCTACTGCTTTAGGGACCTTCCAACTCCCTTAACAATTTAACTTTGTTATTCTGAAACCTAAAGAAGTTAAGAAAGTTTCCATTTCTCCTGGGTGTAATTCTCCAAGTTCAACTAAGAAAttcaggtcaaaaaaaaaaaacaatagtaaaaattttctaattatttcagGCACTTGGCTAAGTAAAAGGCCTGATTTTTGAGAAATATCTGTGCAAACAGAACTAGAGGGCACTATTTGCCTATTCTATCCCTCTGCAGATGGCCCTTGAACTATATAGCAAACATTCCAATTAATAGAACTGTAGAGATGCCATCCCAAGTAGCCTCTGAGCTTGTAATGTGACCCGTTCATTTTCAGCAATCTCTACCATTATCTCAGTTATCAGAGTAATAGAAGATAAAACATTCTTATTCCACTTTTAAATGGCCACAAGGTGAGATTTGGGCTCTAGattgttttctggttttcttgggCTCTACTTCTTTGAGGAAAAATGTCTGCTATTTACTTTGActgaattttatattcatttttattattggcTTTCTAAAATTTTACAGAGATTCTTAAATgtggctttctttttatttaccctTCTTAACATTATAGATCTTCTTGAGTTTAAGGCTTGATGTCTTTCATAAGTTTGAGAAAATCATTCAGTATTAGCCAATTTCTTTTCTACCCCATTTCCCCTTTTTCCTCTCCCCTTGAGTGTTCAGCTATACAtacaagtcttttccaacatgacCCATATAAGCTCTTACActcctttctgtattttccattctttttttctccatacaTCAGTCTGGATATTTCTACTGATTGACCTTTCAATTTGCTAAGCCTTTCTTCAACTTTGTTTAAGTTGTGGTAAATCCACCTCTAGTTCCTCATTCTGGCTGTATTTTTCAGCTCTATAACATCTAATTGACGTTTTAATATAACATCAAATGCTCTACTGAACTCATCATCTTGTAATGTATGTAAAGGTGCATGTTAACACTGGTTATTTTCAAATAGATCTGGTAACTTCTATGTTTGGATCATCCTGAGAGACTTTCAATCACCTGTTTCCATCTTTTGATCTTATATCTTACCAGTTATCATGCATAAAAAACATATAATCTCTGGATGATGTTTTATTTATACAAAGAGAATTTCCTTTATCCTTTGATACAAGCCTAGATTGAGAAAGACTGCTTTAATCCAAAGAGTCACTGAGACAAGGTAGAGATGGGTTTCAGGTTTTGTAGAACTTGGCCAAAAATCTGTTTCATCTCCTATTTTAGATTTATCCCTCTAGCTTCCAAACTGAGAACCTGGAGTTTGTACAAGGGAGATTTCTCTTTCAAGAGTCAATGAACTTCAATTTTTATCTCATACCCACTATGGGACTGATAAAACCTAAGAGAAAGcaaagttgctgagttgtgtccgactctgcgaccccatggactgtagcctaccaggcttctcagtaaAACCTAACCTAACATATTTAACCTCCTTTTGCTCAATTTCCAGCACTCTAACTCTGGGCAGCCTAAAAATTAGCAAGTGCTTCATTGGTAAATGAATTATACCTGTTGAGATCATTTAACCTCCTTAATTCAGAAACTAGACCTCCCTTCAGTTCAGAAGAGAATGTCTTGGTTGGTTTAACTCTCTCTAGAACCTTAGCTCTTATACCCTGACTCATTCAGAAGCAGtctaatttgttaaaaaaaaaattatacttgtctaggtttgtcataacttttcttccaaggagcaagcaccttttaatttcatggctgcagtcaccatctgcaatgattttggagcctaagaaataaaatctatcactgtttccacttttttcccatctatttgctatgaagtgatgggaccagatgccatgatcttcattttttgaatactgagttttaagccagctttttcactctcgtctttcaccttcatcagaagctttttagtttctttttgctttctgccattaaagtggtaacatctgcatatctaaggttgttgatatttctatcAGCAATCTTTgttccagcttttgattcatccagcccagcatttaacatgatgtactctgcatataagttaaataagcataagcaggatgacaatatacagtcttggctattgaaaatagtgcCACTATGTGcattggggtgcacatatctttttgaattagtgtttttgtgttttctgaatgtatatccaggagtagaattgctaggtcatatggtagttctatttttagtttttgagaaatttccatattgtcttccacagtggctgcacataTCTAtattccctccaacagtgtacaagggttcccttttctctacattctcatcaacatttgttatttatgttctttttgatggtagccattctgacatgtggaaggtgatatctcattatgattttgattttaatttcctgGATAATTATCTatgctgagcatctcttcatgtacctgttggccatctgcatttcttctcttgaagaatatctattcagttcttctgctcatttttaaatcaggttgttttcttttttgaggttGAGCTGTATGACTCATTTATATAtattggatattaatcctttatcagtgacgctgaagaagctgaagttgaatggttctatgaagaccgacaagacctttttgaactaacacccaaaaaagatgtccttttcattataggggactggaatgcaaaaataagaagtcaagaaacacctggagtaacaggcaaatttggccttggaatatggaatgaaacagggcaaagactgatagacttttgccaagaaaatgcactggtcatagcaaacaccctcttccaacaacacaggagaagactctacacatggacatcaccagatggtcaacaccaaaatcagattgtttatgttctttgcagccaaagatggggaagctctatacagtcaataaaaacaagactgggagctgactgtggctcagatcatgaacttcttattaccaaattcagacttaaattgaagaaagtagggaaaaccactagaccattcaggtatgacctaaatcaaatgccttatgattctaaggtggaagtgaaaaatagattcaagggcctagatctgatagatagagtgcctgatgaaccatggactgaggttcgtgacattgtacaggagacagggatcaagaccatccccatggaaaagaaatgcaaaaaaagcaaaatggctgtctggggaggccttacaaatagctgtgaaaaggagagaagtgaaaagcaaaggagaaaaggaaagacataagcatctgaatgcagagttccaaagaatagcaagaagagataagaaagcctttctcagtgatcaatgcaaagaaataaaggaaaacaacagaatgggaaagactagagatctcttcaagaaaattagagataccaagggaacattttatgcaaagatgggctcgataaagaacagaaatggtatggacctaacagaagaagaagatattaagaagagatggcaagaatacacagacaaactgtacaaaaaagatcttcatgacccagataatcacgatggtgtgatcactgacctagagccagacatcctggaatgtgaagtcaagagggccttagaaagcatcactatgagcaaagctagtggaggggatggaattcaggctaagctatttcaaatcctgaaagatgatgctgtgaagtgctgcactcaatatgccagcatatttggaaaactcagcagtggccacaggactggaaaaggtcagttttcattccaatcccaaagaaaggcaataccaaagaatgctcaaagtacagcacagttgcactcatctcacatgctagtaaagtaatgctcaaaattctccaagccaggcttcagcaacacatga
Above is a window of Bos indicus isolate NIAB-ARS_2022 breed Sahiwal x Tharparkar chromosome 8, NIAB-ARS_B.indTharparkar_mat_pri_1.0, whole genome shotgun sequence DNA encoding:
- the LOC139184627 gene encoding olfactory receptor 13F1-like — encoded protein: MYLVTLLGNSILISVSVLDSHLHTPMYFFFSNLSCLDIWYTSSALTPMLANFISGRNTISFSGCAAQMYFSLAMGSTECVLLSVMAYDRYVAICNPLRYPIIMNKKICVRIAAGSWVTGSFTALVETVSVLQLSLCGSGVINHFTCEILAVLKLACVDTSKVQLIMLVISVLLLPMPMLLICISYAFILSSILRISSLDGRSKAFSTCAAHLSVVVLFYGTALSMYLKPSNIDSQEIDKFIALVYAGITPMLNPIIYSLRNREVKVAVKKLLVKNSLCSFSL